GCCGCCGCCTGCTCGTCCTCATAGAGTGCGCCCATGTTCTGCACCGGTTGGGCCGGCACATCGGACGCCCAGAGTTCCTCGAGCCACTCGCTGCGCGGGCGCGTCTTGAAGATCGCCTCGATCGCACCGCGATCCTCGATATATTTGATCACGGCGTTCGCATATCTGGCGTTGTGTGCAGCGCGCCTGTCCGGGTCCATTGCCGCCAGCGCGCGCGCGACGGACGGCGCCTTGATCGGCTGACCCATGGTATGCATCCACAGACCATCGCCACATTCGAACAGTGTCGCCCCCGCATCCTTCGGAAATCCGAATTTGAGCGCCGGCGAGGGCCTGTCGGCGCGGTGCCAGATCAGCGCGGTCGGAATCAGCGCGCCCTGCAACAGACTGGTCGCTACCGATCCGCCTTTGCCCGTGCGCCGTCGCGCATAGAGCCGCGCCAGCACGCCGATCGCCGCAAGATAGCCCGCATGCGCGCTGCCCAGCGGAAAGCGCAGCCAGACCGGGCCATCGCGTGCCACGGCCTTCTGCTCGTCCAGCAGGCCGGCTTCAGCCAAAACAAGCGCGTCGCTGACCGGGCGGTTCTCGTTCGGATGGCCGGCAGGCCAGCCGCCGACCGCGACATGGATCAGTGCCGGATGGCGCATGGAGAGTGTCGCGTTATCAAGGCCGAGCGCGCCCGCAGCGGCGGGCAGCACGTCGTGGATCACTGCATCGACTTCGCCGAGCAGCGCATCAAGCCGCGCTGTGCTGAATGGCTCACGCTGTTTGTAGCGGTTCCACAGCGCATCTTGCTCGGGACTGAGAGGCGTATCGTCGCGGTCGAGCTTGATCACCGTGGCGCCGCTCTGCGCCAATAGCAATCCTGCCGCAGACACCGCCTGTCCGGCACCAAGATCGAGCACCTTGAAACCGCGCAACACGTCAGTCATCCCGCTCTCCGCTCAGCATTTTTTCTGGATGATTCGAGAAATCGCGAATCGTGTCGGGTGCGCGCAACGCCTGTCCGGCGCGCTCGGGCGCATAGGTGAAGCAGGATCCGATCATCTGGCTCATCGCGCTTGCGGCTGCCCCGACGGGAAAATCGAAAAAGCGGGTGCCGGACACCATCACCCCCCGGCGGAGCATCAGCCCGGCTTCGATGAGATTCTCCGGCTGCGCCCGGGTCCAGGCATCGAACGCCCGCCGGTCGCCGGCCGGTACGCCGACCGCGTTTTCGCGAACATCGTCGAACTGCCAGTGCAACAGCGTCTCGCCATCGCGATCAATCTCGGCAACGATCACGCTCTCGACCGGATCGGATACGCGAATGTCGTAGGTGAACGGCGCAGGATCGAGCGCATGTCGCGCGGCGACAACGAACAGGTCGTACAGATGCGTGCAGTGATCGCGCTGATTTTCAACCAGGGCCGCATCGGCGAGCGCGACCCCGGCCATCCGTTGGGCAAGGAAGCCTCCGGCGGCGGGGCAGGTCGACCAGGGATAGCGCGGCGCCCGCGTCTCCACCGCTTCGATCCGTGCGCCATCATGGATCAGCGACACGCCAAAGCAATGCGCGTCATCCTCCATGTCGACGTCGATGCGCCCGTCTCCCGGCACGACGCGAACACGCCGCCGGTAGCCGGTGAACGCGTCGGCCACCGTCACTCCCCGCTGAAGTTCGGCTTGCGCTTTTCGCCGATGGCCTCGATCGCCTCGGCATGATCCCGGCTGATGTTGGACAGGCCTTCATAGGCCATGCCGGTATCCATCGCAGCATGTGCAAGCTGGCGCAGCGGCTGGTTGATCGTCATCTTCGTGCCGTAGATCGACATGCTCGCACCATTGGCCAGCTTGTCGACCCAGCGATCGGCGAGCGCGGTTGCCTCCTCAAGCGTCGGGACGGATTCGGCGATCAGACCAAGATCCGCAGCTTCCCTGCCCGTAATCGGTTCGCCCAGCATCAGGAACTTGCGCGCCTTGGCATAGCCCATCATCTGCGGCCAGATCAGCGACCCACCATCGCCCGCGACGAGCCCGATATTGACATGCGGGTCGGCAATCTTGGTATCGTCCGTCGCCACCACGAAATCGCAGAGCAACGGCAGCGTCGCGCCCAGACCCATCGCATGGCCGTGGATCCGGGCGATGGTCGGCTTGGGACAATCCAGCACGGTATAGACCAGCCGCCGCGAGTTCCAGATGCCCTTGAAGAACAGTCCGGGATCCTCGACCTTGCGCTTCATCTGGGCGAAATCGCCGCCCCCGCAGAACGACTTGCCCTCGCCGGACAGCACCACGCACCGCACTCGCTCGTCGAACGTCGCGTCATGGAAGGCATCCGAGATCTGCTCGTTCACCGGATCGTCGATGATGTTGCGCTTTTCGGGCCGGTTCAGCGTCAAGCGCAGGACAGCATCGTCAAGCTGGACGCTGAGCTTGTCATAGCGGGAATAGTCGAATTTCATGCCGGTGCTCCTACCGCTGCAAAGCGGCGCAGATGGAAAGCGGGATCGCCGAACATCTGGTTCAGCGTGTTGAGGCGGATATAGTGATGGCCGATATCCAGCTCCTCGGACACGCCCATGCCACCGTGAAGCTGCACTGCCTGATAGCCGACGAACTTGCCCGACTTGCCGATCTGGACCTTGGCGGCGGAGACGATGCGTGCCCGCTCCACCGGAGTGTCGCCGAGCGACATCGACGCGACATAGGCCATCGAACGCGCCGTTTCGGTCTGGATATACATGTCCGCCATACGGTGTTGCAGCACCTGAAACTTGGCGAGCGGCGCGCCATATTGTTCGCGGGTGCGGGTATATTCGGCAGTGGCGGGCACGAGATGGCCCATCGACCCGATCGCCTCGCCACATGCTGCAGCGATACCATGGTCAAGCGCCAGTTCGACCAGCGCAACGCCGCCGCCGATCTCGCCCAGCACCGCATCCTCGCCGACGCTCAGTGCGTCGATCACGACTTCCGCCGCGCCGTGCGCGTCGATCATGCGGAAGCTGCGGCGCGCAACCTGGTCTGCATCGACGAGGAACAAGGTAATGCCGTCGCGATCCCCCAATGCGCCCGAGGTCCGCGCCGCCACGATGAACGTGTCCGCGCTGTCCCCCCCGATCACCACTGGCATCCGCCCGCTGATCGTCCAGCCGGCGCCCGCTGCAGCTGCGGTAAAGCTGTGATGCTCTGCGCTGCGCAGCACGTGCGTCGAGCCCGCCGCCAGCGCCAACCGCGCATCGCCCGCGATCACCCGTTCGATCATATCGGTGCGCCCGCCCGCAATCAGCAGCCGGCCGCACACGATCGCGGTCATCAGATAGGGCAGCGTCACCAGATGCCGCCCGAAACGCTCCATCACCACCAACGCATCGACGGGCGATGCGCCATAGCCGCCGAGCCCTTCGGGGAATGCGGCGCCGATCAGGCCGAGTTCGGCCATCTCGCGCCATAGCTGCGCCTGTCCCTCGAGGTCGCCGAGCAGCTTGTGCCGCGTAACAAGGTCGTATTTGTCGGTCAGGAACCGGTCGACCGTGTCATGCAGCATCTGCTGGTTGTCGCCGTAATGAAAATCCATCGTTCCGCCCTCAGACGTTCAGCAGCCGGCGCGCAATGATGTTGCGCTGAATCTCGGAACTGCCGCCGTAGATGGTGAGCTTGCGCCGGTCGAAATGCTGTTGCGCCATATAGGCGCTTTCGATCGGCACCACGCCCTCTGACACGGTCAGGGGATGGGTCAGGCTGACGATCTCGCCGACCTCCATCAGCAATTCGGTCAGCGCCTGCTGGACCTCGCCGCCGCGGATCTTGAGCACCGAGACTTCCGGCCCCGGTGCCTTGCCCGACAATTCATCGGCCAGCACGCGATACGCTGTGTAGCGTAGCGCCAGCAGATCGGTCTCGACCTCCGCGACGCGCTGGGCGAGAACCGGATCATCGCCCAGCGGCGCTCCGCCCGGCCCGATACGGCCAAGCGCGCCGCGCAACTGCCGCGACAACGCCATGCTCGGGCCAATGCCGGCGCCGACCAGCCGCTCGTGCCCCAGCAGGAATTTGGTGATGGTCCAGGCATCGCCTTCCTGGCCCAGCAAATTGGCGACCGGCACGCGAACATCGGTGATCTGCACCTCGTTGACCGCGTGCATGCCACCCAGTGTCAGGATCGGGCTGATCGTCACGCCCGGCTGTTCCATGTCGATCAGCAGGAACGAGATCCCTGCCTGCTTGGGTCCGTCCGCGGAGGTGCGGACCAGGCAGAAGATCTTGTTCGCCATGTGCGCCCAGCTGGTCCACAGCTTGGTACCGTTGACGATATAGTCGTCGCCGTCGCGCACCGCTCGCATCTGAAGCGCAGCGAGATCCGACCCGGCCTGCGGCTCCGAAAAGCCCTGACACCACCAGTCCTCGCCTGACAGGATCCGGGGCAGCAATTCCCGCTTCTGCGCCTCGGTGCCGAATTCGACGATCACCGGCCCCAGCAGGTCGAGCGAGGGGATATTCGCGCGCGGCGCGCCCGCCAGCGCCGATTCCTCGTCCCAGATGAAGCGTTCAAGCGGCCCCCAGCCGGTGCCGCCCCATTGCGTGGGCCAGCTCGGCGCCAGCCAGCCCTGTTTCTCCAGGATCCGCTGCCAGCGCTGATGATCGTCTTTAGTCAGCTTCCTGCCATAGAGCGTCGCCTCCGCCAGTTCGGGAGGCAGCTGGTCGCGCAGGAAGCTCCGCATCGCCTGGCGCAGCGCCTCGGCTTCAGGCGGAATCGTCAAATCCATCGTTCAGGCTCCCCGGAACATCGGCGCGCGCTTCTCCTTGAACGCCGTGCGGCCCTCGACATAGTCCTGGCTCAACGCCAGGACCGGCTGCGCGTCGCTTTCGGCATGAAGCACGTCTTCCAGCGAATTCGGTCCGCGCGCCATGACCCGCTTCATCGCGGCAATCGCAAGCGGAGCGACACCGGCAAAGCCCGCAGCAACTTCCAGGGCTGCATCCAGTGCGCTTCCTGCAGACACCACCCGGTTCGCCAGACCCAAGGCACCAGCCTCAGCTGCTTCGACGACCCGCCCCGTCAGCATCATCTCGCGCGCGCGCCCCGGCCCGACGCGCTGCGGCAGCGACCAGAGCATCCCTGCGTCCGCCATCAACCCGATCTTGCCAAAGGATGCACAGAAACGTGCGCTTTCGCCCGCCACCAGCACGTCGCAGGCCGTGGCGAGCGACATGCCCGCGCCATAGGCATACCCCTCGACCGCCGCGATCGTCGGCTTGGGCCCGCCGCTCAGCAACCGCACAATGTCCTGCAGGATTGCGATGTTGCGCTTGGTCCGCTGCGCATCCGGCGCGGCCGCGCCGTTGGTCGGCTGCAACTGGCCGCCCGAACAGAAATTGCCTCCGGCCCCCGTCAGCACCACCGCCCGAATGTCAGGATTGTTGCCCGCTTCGCGCAGATGACCAAGCAACGCTTCGCGCATTTCGAGCGAGATCGCGTTGCGCAATTGCGGCACGTTCAGCGTCAAGACGACGACGCCATCTTGTTCGCGCTGCAGAATGAATTCCGACATGAAGCCCCTGTGATCAAATACCGCTCGACAGACGCGATGATCCCGCTGTCCGGCGCTGAATTGGCATTGTTGATGTATCCAGTTGGTCGGCGGGCGTATACCGGTGCAGGCCTCATTGCAGGGGTTAGCATGGATGTGTTGGTTTCGGCGTAACGGTTGGAAGCGCCGCAGCTTCAGGTCAAAGGCAGCCCGATCATGGCCACTTTACTCAAACCTTCTTCGCCGGCAGCCGACAACCTGACCGCACTGTTTGCGCCCGGCTCCGTCGCCGTCATCGGCGCATCAAGCGACCAGCGCCGCTTCGGCGGGCGTCCGATTCAGTATCTGCTCGAAGCGGGCTTCGAAGGGCCGGTCTATCCGGTCAACCCGGGCCGTCCGGAGATTCAGGGGCTGACCGCTTATCCGTCGATTCTGGATGTGCCCGGACCCGTCGATTGCGCGATCCTCGCCATCTCCGCCGACGCGACCCAGCAGACGATCGAGGATTGCATCGCACGGGGTGTGAAGAGCGCCGTGCTGTATGGCGCCGGCTTCTCCGAAACGGGCGAGGAGGGTCGCGCGCGGCAGGACCGTATCGTGGCGACAGCGCGCGAGGCGGGCATGCGGCTGCTCGGCCCGAACTGCATGGGCCTGATGAACACCCATGCCCGCTTTTACGGCACCTTCGCCTCGGCGCTGGAGGAGGGGGTTCCCGCCCCCGGCCGGATCGCCGTCGCCAGCCAGAGCGGCGGCTATGGCGGCTATCTGATGAAGCATCTGTTCCGGCGCGGCCTCGGCATCAGCCAATGGGTAACGACCGGCAACGAAGCCGATGTCGATATCGGCGATGCATTGTGGTGGATGGCGGGCCAGGACGAAAGCGACGTGCTGCTGGCCTATATCGAAGGGCTGCGCGACGCGGACAAGCTGATCGCAGCGCTCGACCGCGCGCGCCGCGCCAACAAGCCGGTCGTGATGATGAAGGTCGGCCGCACGGCCGAGGGAAGCGCTGCGGCCGCAAGCCACACGGCATCGCTGACCGGCGAGGACAGCATCTATGACGCGGTCTTCGACCAATATGGCGTCCATCGCGCGCGCACGACCGACGAACTGCTCGACATCGCCTATGCGCTGTCCAAGGGGGTGCTACCCAAGGGGCCGCGCGTCGGCGTGATCAGCATCTCCGGCGGAGTCGGGGTGCAGATCGCCGATTTCGTCAGCGACGCGAACCTGAAGATGGGCACGGTTCCTTCGGAAACCCAGACCGCGCTGAAAGCGCTGGTGCCGCATTGCTCGCCTGCCAATCCGATCGACATGACCGGGCTGGTCACCACCAACCATGACATCATGGAAAAGACGCTGGATGCGGTGTTCGCTTCCAAGGCATTCGACGCGACGCTGATCTTTCTCGGCATTGCCGGTGCCGCGCCTTCGATGGCTCGTCCGTTGCAACAGGCGATTGCCAATGCCCATGCCCGCGCGCCCGATCAGCTCGTCTTCGTCTCGGTCACGACAGACGCTGAAATGGTTCGCGAATATGACGCGAAGGGACTGCTCGCGTTCGAGGACCCCTCGCGCGCCATCGCTGCGCTCTCGGCCTTGTCGAAGTTCCGCGATACCTTCGCGCAGCCTGCGCCCGAGCCCTTGGCGCTGCCCGCC
The genomic region above belongs to Sphingomonas sp. J315 and contains:
- a CDS encoding enoyl-CoA hydratase/isomerase family protein, encoding MKFDYSRYDKLSVQLDDAVLRLTLNRPEKRNIIDDPVNEQISDAFHDATFDERVRCVVLSGEGKSFCGGGDFAQMKRKVEDPGLFFKGIWNSRRLVYTVLDCPKPTIARIHGHAMGLGATLPLLCDFVVATDDTKIADPHVNIGLVAGDGGSLIWPQMMGYAKARKFLMLGEPITGREAADLGLIAESVPTLEEATALADRWVDKLANGASMSIYGTKMTINQPLRQLAHAAMDTGMAYEGLSNISRDHAEAIEAIGEKRKPNFSGE
- a CDS encoding acyl-CoA dehydrogenase family protein — its product is MDFHYGDNQQMLHDTVDRFLTDKYDLVTRHKLLGDLEGQAQLWREMAELGLIGAAFPEGLGGYGASPVDALVVMERFGRHLVTLPYLMTAIVCGRLLIAGGRTDMIERVIAGDARLALAAGSTHVLRSAEHHSFTAAAAGAGWTISGRMPVVIGGDSADTFIVAARTSGALGDRDGITLFLVDADQVARRSFRMIDAHGAAEVVIDALSVGEDAVLGEIGGGVALVELALDHGIAAACGEAIGSMGHLVPATAEYTRTREQYGAPLAKFQVLQHRMADMYIQTETARSMAYVASMSLGDTPVERARIVSAAKVQIGKSGKFVGYQAVQLHGGMGVSEELDIGHHYIRLNTLNQMFGDPAFHLRRFAAVGAPA
- a CDS encoding acyl-CoA dehydrogenase family protein; the protein is MDLTIPPEAEALRQAMRSFLRDQLPPELAEATLYGRKLTKDDHQRWQRILEKQGWLAPSWPTQWGGTGWGPLERFIWDEESALAGAPRANIPSLDLLGPVIVEFGTEAQKRELLPRILSGEDWWCQGFSEPQAGSDLAALQMRAVRDGDDYIVNGTKLWTSWAHMANKIFCLVRTSADGPKQAGISFLLIDMEQPGVTISPILTLGGMHAVNEVQITDVRVPVANLLGQEGDAWTITKFLLGHERLVGAGIGPSMALSRQLRGALGRIGPGGAPLGDDPVLAQRVAEVETDLLALRYTAYRVLADELSGKAPGPEVSVLKIRGGEVQQALTELLMEVGEIVSLTHPLTVSEGVVPIESAYMAQQHFDRRKLTIYGGSSEIQRNIIARRLLNV
- a CDS encoding enoyl-CoA hydratase/isomerase family protein; the protein is MSEFILQREQDGVVVLTLNVPQLRNAISLEMREALLGHLREAGNNPDIRAVVLTGAGGNFCSGGQLQPTNGAAAPDAQRTKRNIAILQDIVRLLSGGPKPTIAAVEGYAYGAGMSLATACDVLVAGESARFCASFGKIGLMADAGMLWSLPQRVGPGRAREMMLTGRVVEAAEAGALGLANRVVSAGSALDAALEVAAGFAGVAPLAIAAMKRVMARGPNSLEDVLHAESDAQPVLALSQDYVEGRTAFKEKRAPMFRGA